In Planctomycetota bacterium, a single window of DNA contains:
- a CDS encoding ABC transporter permease: MFGRLVAGSLWGSRARLAPAVAAVLVPAALVTAAANFSLEAADRVARDFRRSGPNVILEPARGAAVMAPEEVLRARALLPEVLAAVLERPDRVELAVPGTPEALEAAVARIGRECRTVRARTIPAAVAKEAAVLGKVRGILAGVALLVLTTGGAAMALSLAAAVAERRREIGLLRALGAGDGAVARLVAAQVGAVLALGVAAGAAVGFLLAAGLSRSVFGAAGGLRPEAAVAGAGACALASALAAIVPMRRALRVHPAEALRGE, from the coding sequence ATGTTCGGACGCCTGGTGGCCGGATCGCTGTGGGGAAGCCGCGCGCGGCTGGCGCCGGCGGTGGCGGCGGTCCTTGTGCCGGCGGCGCTGGTGACGGCGGCGGCGAATTTTTCGCTCGAGGCGGCCGACCGGGTGGCCCGGGACTTCCGCCGGAGCGGTCCCAACGTGATTCTCGAGCCGGCGCGGGGCGCCGCCGTCATGGCGCCGGAGGAGGTCCTTCGCGCGCGCGCCCTTCTGCCCGAGGTCCTGGCGGCGGTTCTGGAGCGTCCGGATCGGGTGGAGCTGGCGGTCCCGGGGACGCCGGAGGCGCTCGAAGCGGCGGTCGCGCGGATCGGCCGGGAGTGCCGCACCGTGCGCGCGCGGACGATTCCGGCGGCGGTGGCGAAGGAGGCGGCCGTTCTGGGGAAGGTCCGCGGCATTCTGGCCGGGGTGGCGCTGCTCGTGCTGACCACGGGCGGGGCGGCGATGGCGCTTTCCCTGGCGGCGGCGGTGGCGGAACGGCGCCGGGAAATCGGGCTTCTCCGGGCCCTGGGCGCGGGAGACGGCGCGGTGGCGCGGCTCGTGGCCGCGCAGGTGGGAGCGGTCCTGGCGCTCGGCGTGGCGGCGGGAGCCGCGGTGGGGTTCCTTCTGGCGGCCGGGCTCAGCCGGAGCGTCTTCGGCGCGGCGGGCGGGCTTCGGCCGGAGGCGGCGGTTGCGGGGGCGGGGGCGTGCGCGCTGGCGTCCGCTCTGGCCGCGATCGTTCCGATGCGGAGGGCTCTGCGGGTGCATCCCGCGGAAGCCCTCCGGGGGGAGTGA
- a CDS encoding ABC transporter permease — MVARIVAESLRRRPRAKLAVVASVALGAGAAGGLVMLFLHVGDLLGEELRRFDANIEIFDPSGEIELSRLEALRGEECRWRHQIRRVTPELRAEVDGIVLLGRDPDPSWRIEGRPGVLAGVSLGWGPGDRVVVGGRTLEVTGTVATGGPEDAAVVVPLPRAQEILGRPGKATRVLVSALVTPDTERFRLFESRAKAFSDREVERFLCTPFAVNVARDFAAAVDAQARVIRRVAEAEGALLEKVDAALWALAASAVAAAALSVLAAMTAAVWERRHEVGLLKALGATNGTVAGIFLAEALVLALAGSALGWLVAAGASQAMSRALFGSAPPASGALYLVTLAASLLIVGLGTAWPLRRLLSLEPVRVLHEV; from the coding sequence ATGGTCGCGCGGATCGTGGCGGAATCCCTCCGGAGGCGCCCGCGGGCCAAGCTCGCGGTCGTCGCCTCGGTGGCGCTGGGCGCGGGGGCGGCCGGGGGGCTCGTCATGCTCTTTCTTCACGTGGGGGATCTTCTGGGCGAGGAGCTGCGGCGCTTCGACGCGAACATTGAAATTTTCGACCCCTCCGGCGAGATCGAGCTTTCCCGCCTGGAGGCGCTCCGCGGAGAGGAGTGCCGGTGGCGCCATCAGATCCGCCGGGTGACTCCCGAGCTGCGCGCCGAGGTGGACGGGATCGTCCTTCTCGGGCGCGATCCGGATCCGTCCTGGAGGATCGAGGGCCGTCCGGGGGTCCTGGCGGGCGTGTCGCTGGGGTGGGGTCCCGGGGACCGGGTGGTCGTGGGCGGCCGGACGCTCGAGGTCACGGGAACGGTCGCGACCGGCGGTCCCGAGGATGCGGCGGTGGTCGTTCCGCTCCCCCGGGCGCAGGAGATCCTGGGGCGGCCCGGCAAGGCCACGCGCGTTCTGGTGAGCGCGCTCGTGACGCCGGACACGGAGCGGTTCCGTCTTTTCGAGAGTCGCGCGAAGGCGTTTTCCGACCGGGAGGTGGAGAGGTTTCTCTGCACGCCGTTCGCCGTCAACGTGGCGCGGGATTTCGCGGCGGCGGTGGACGCCCAGGCGCGGGTGATCCGCCGGGTGGCCGAGGCGGAGGGGGCGCTTCTCGAAAAGGTGGACGCGGCGCTCTGGGCTCTGGCGGCGTCGGCGGTGGCGGCGGCGGCCCTTTCGGTCCTGGCGGCCATGACGGCGGCCGTCTGGGAGCGGCGCCACGAGGTCGGGCTGCTCAAGGCGCTGGGCGCGACGAACGGGACGGTCGCGGGGATCTTCCTCGCCGAGGCGCTCGTTCTGGCCCTGGCGGGGAGCGCCCTGGGGTGGCTGGTGGCGGCCGGGGCGTCGCAGGCGATGAGTCGGGCGCTCTTCGGAAGCGCTCCGCCGGCGTCGGGGGCGCTTTATCTTGTGACGCTCGCGGCCTCGCTTCTCATCGTCGGGCTTGGGACGGCCTGGCCGCTGCGCCGGCTTCTTTCGCTGGAGCCCGTCCGGGTTCTGCACGAGGTCTGA
- a CDS encoding iron dependent repressor, metal binding and dimerization domain protein, which yields MEARGLVREENGGFALTEAGAARARDIIRRHRLAECLFRDAFQIRSNDQIESNACVFEHVLSPEVTESICKFLRHPAECPHGRPIPRGACCDPAAGAFRIVAPG from the coding sequence ATGGAGGCGCGGGGGCTGGTCCGGGAGGAAAACGGCGGCTTCGCGCTCACGGAGGCCGGGGCCGCCCGCGCGCGGGACATCATCCGCCGGCACCGTCTGGCCGAATGCCTGTTCCGCGACGCGTTCCAGATCCGCTCGAACGATCAGATCGAGTCGAACGCCTGCGTGTTCGAGCATGTGCTGTCGCCGGAAGTGACGGAGTCGATCTGCAAATTTCTGCGGCACCCGGCGGAGTGTCCGCACGGGCGGCCGATTCCGCGGGGGGCCTGCTGCGACCCGGCCGCGGGGGCGTTCCGGATCGTGGCCCCTGGATAA
- a CDS encoding DUF6662 family protein, with product MHRQALAWAVGIGLVAAVARSADADERRFTYSYEAKTLPQGVWEFEQWATLRARKDAGVFRSWDLREEIEYGVLDRLTAALYLNWEYEAVRDVPGLDNEHEVEVETVSNEWKFKLTDPVADPVGSLLYFEWAAGEEFELETKAVLSKQVGPWVLAYNLIFEWEREEEEEPGGEEEWASEFVLSHTAGVSYEVLPGWAAGIEAVSHTEWEHNLAHSEHTAYFVGPNVHVSTARWWLTVTALKQVDLQDHRGLILDDHEKYEVRLIFGVTF from the coding sequence ATGCATCGTCAGGCGCTCGCCTGGGCGGTCGGAATCGGTCTCGTGGCGGCGGTCGCGCGTTCGGCGGACGCGGACGAACGCCGGTTTACCTACAGTTACGAGGCCAAGACGCTTCCGCAGGGGGTCTGGGAATTCGAACAGTGGGCCACGCTGCGGGCGCGCAAGGACGCCGGAGTCTTTCGGAGCTGGGATCTTCGCGAGGAAATCGAATACGGAGTTCTCGACCGGCTCACGGCGGCCCTTTATCTCAACTGGGAATACGAGGCGGTTCGCGATGTCCCGGGTCTTGACAACGAGCATGAAGTGGAGGTCGAGACGGTTTCCAATGAGTGGAAGTTCAAGCTGACCGATCCGGTGGCGGATCCCGTGGGAAGCCTTCTTTATTTCGAATGGGCGGCCGGCGAGGAATTCGAACTGGAAACCAAGGCGGTCCTGAGCAAGCAGGTCGGTCCCTGGGTCCTGGCCTACAATCTGATTTTCGAATGGGAGCGGGAAGAAGAGGAGGAGCCCGGGGGCGAGGAGGAATGGGCCAGCGAGTTCGTTCTTTCGCACACGGCCGGAGTTTCCTATGAAGTGTTGCCCGGATGGGCGGCGGGGATCGAAGCGGTAAGCCACACGGAGTGGGAACATAATCTCGCCCATTCCGAACACACGGCGTACTTTGTGGGGCCGAACGTCCATGTTTCGACGGCGCGGTGGTGGCTTACCGTGACCGCGCTCAAGCAGGTGGATCTGCAGGATCACCGGGGGCTTATCCTGGACGATCACGAAAAGTACGAGGTCCGGTTGATCTTCGGAGTGACCTTCTGA